Proteins encoded together in one Undibacterium sp. CCC3.4 window:
- the urtB gene encoding urea ABC transporter permease subunit UrtB, with translation MILRKILLCCGILLLSYQAQAKLDVALCKALAGDDPDARIAAVNSIAALGSAEAAATLRALNQEELYFKGDTVYLAVGEQATDLSSGVTANLPDGADVIPLNNRLRGALQSALSGIQLFSSNKAERLTAAIALQKQATPEQLPLLNAAYIKEKDPQVGAELQLLIAAANLQSDDAALRLAAVKTLINSTNAGLRPQLQKMLTKNADGSDSEPEAAIRIAAVASLQAIDRHIAWTELIGNLFYGVSLGSVLLLAALGLAVSFGLMGIINMAHGELLMIGAYTTYVCQMVFRHYFPGALDAYLLAALPAAFLVSGGIGMLLERSVIRWLYGRPLETLLCTWGISLMLMQAVRSIFGAQNVEVANPSWMSGGVTVMGSLVLSYNRIIIIFFALAVVAAVWLILNKTRLGLFVRAVTQNRRMADCVGVATGKIDMLTFGLGSGIAGLGGVALSQLGNVGPDLGQNYIVDSFMVVVLGGVGQLAGTVLAAFGLGEVNKFLEPLAGAVMAKIVILVFIIIFIQRRPQGLFALKGRSVE, from the coding sequence ATGATATTGCGAAAAATACTGCTCTGTTGTGGCATCCTGCTGCTCAGTTATCAGGCCCAGGCGAAGCTCGATGTGGCATTGTGTAAAGCACTGGCCGGCGATGACCCGGATGCACGTATTGCGGCTGTCAACAGCATTGCCGCACTCGGTAGCGCTGAGGCCGCCGCCACGCTGCGGGCACTGAATCAAGAGGAACTGTACTTTAAGGGCGATACCGTGTACCTGGCAGTCGGCGAACAAGCCACCGACCTCAGTAGCGGCGTGACAGCCAACCTACCTGACGGTGCGGATGTCATTCCTCTCAATAATCGTTTGCGCGGGGCCTTGCAGAGTGCACTCTCGGGCATACAATTATTTTCCAGTAATAAAGCAGAGCGTCTGACGGCGGCGATTGCTTTACAAAAGCAGGCGACACCTGAGCAACTACCTCTGCTCAATGCTGCTTACATCAAAGAGAAAGATCCACAAGTCGGGGCCGAACTGCAATTATTGATTGCCGCCGCCAACTTGCAGTCGGACGATGCTGCCTTGCGTCTGGCAGCCGTCAAAACGCTGATCAACAGTACGAATGCCGGTTTGCGGCCGCAATTACAAAAAATGCTGACAAAAAATGCCGATGGCAGCGACAGTGAGCCTGAGGCCGCGATACGCATCGCCGCGGTGGCGAGTTTGCAGGCGATCGACCGTCACATCGCCTGGACTGAGTTGATTGGTAATTTATTTTATGGTGTCTCGCTCGGCAGTGTCTTGCTATTGGCGGCACTGGGGCTGGCGGTGAGTTTCGGGCTCATGGGTATCATCAATATGGCACATGGTGAGTTATTGATGATCGGTGCTTACACCACCTATGTCTGCCAAATGGTATTCCGTCATTATTTTCCCGGCGCGCTCGATGCTTATTTGCTGGCGGCGCTGCCGGCGGCTTTCTTGGTTTCCGGTGGTATCGGCATGCTGCTTGAGCGTAGCGTGATCCGTTGGTTATATGGCCGACCGCTCGAAACTTTACTCTGCACTTGGGGTATCAGCTTGATGTTGATGCAAGCTGTACGCTCGATTTTCGGGGCCCAGAATGTCGAAGTTGCCAATCCTTCGTGGATGTCGGGCGGAGTGACGGTGATGGGTTCGTTGGTATTGTCGTATAACCGCATCATCATTATTTTCTTTGCGCTCGCCGTGGTGGCGGCAGTCTGGCTGATTTTGAATAAAACCCGACTAGGCTTGTTTGTACGAGCCGTGACACAAAATCGCCGCATGGCTGATTGTGTCGGCGTTGCGACCGGCAAGATTGACATGCTGACCTTCGGCTTAGGTTCCGGGATTGCCGGTCTTGGCGGGGTTGCCTTGTCACAGTTGGGTAATGTCGGGCCCGATCTTGGGCAGAATTATATCGTCGACAGTTTCATGGTGGTGGTGCTTGGTGGTGTCGGTCAATTGGCCGGCACGGTTTTAGCGGCCTTCGGCTTGGGGGAAGTGAATAAATTTCTCGAACCTTTGGCTGGAGCCGTGATGGCCAAAATTGTGATACTGGTTTTCATCATCATCTTCATCCAGCGGCGTCCGCAAGGTCTGTTTGCTCTCAAGGGCAGGAGTGTAGAATGA
- a CDS encoding FAD-binding oxidoreductase: MRRWNGWGDDAIESVLAPTAAEFLSHQIGVGSTVADASLAAVCAGVAASRLAPHPLYDCDVELRVRHSVGQSLPDWLKLRYGRIDAVPDAVAFPESSAEVANLLAHASAHGIALIPYGGGTSVVGHLTVPLTARAVISVDMRRMSQLLNLDTQAQLATFGAGVFGPDLEAQLRAHAYTLGHFPQSFEYSTLGGWVVTRSSGQQSLRYGRIEQLFAGGRVETPRGTLSLPSFPASAAALDLRELVLGSEGRIGILTEVTVRVRAQPATEEFHAFFFPQWDAAQSAVMEIVRAVPGLSMLRLSNAAETATSLQLAGASRLLALLQRYLAWRGCGEQRCLLLVGASGDAAAVRTALAPARRLARAHGGIAVGRAIGEKWRHGRFKNVYLRNSLWQQGYAIDTVETACNWPQVKNMMTALESAAQQAFAQDGERVHGYTHLSHMYAQGASVYSTFVFRLSGDYERDLARWQRLKAATAMAIVAHGGTISHQHGVGQDHAPYLQAEKGALGLATMAAVYRHFDPEGMMNPHKTLPERLT, translated from the coding sequence ATGCGACGTTGGAATGGATGGGGCGATGACGCCATTGAATCAGTGCTGGCACCGACGGCGGCAGAATTTTTGAGTCACCAGATCGGTGTCGGCAGTACCGTGGCCGATGCCAGCTTGGCAGCGGTGTGTGCCGGCGTAGCCGCCAGCCGACTGGCGCCGCATCCGCTGTACGACTGTGACGTCGAGTTACGGGTACGGCATAGTGTGGGACAGAGCTTGCCGGATTGGCTCAAGCTGCGTTATGGGCGTATTGATGCCGTGCCCGATGCGGTGGCTTTTCCTGAGAGTAGTGCCGAGGTCGCCAACTTGCTTGCGCATGCCAGCGCGCATGGCATCGCCTTGATTCCTTATGGCGGTGGCACCAGTGTAGTCGGTCACCTGACGGTACCGCTGACGGCGCGTGCTGTGATCTCGGTTGATATGCGCAGGATGTCGCAATTGCTGAATTTGGATACGCAGGCGCAGCTGGCGACGTTTGGTGCCGGGGTATTTGGCCCTGATTTGGAGGCGCAGTTGCGCGCGCATGCTTACACGCTCGGTCATTTTCCGCAATCGTTCGAGTATTCGACCTTGGGCGGTTGGGTGGTGACACGTTCATCTGGTCAGCAATCGTTGCGCTATGGGCGCATCGAGCAGCTGTTTGCCGGCGGGCGGGTTGAAACGCCGCGCGGAACCTTGAGCTTGCCGAGTTTTCCCGCCTCGGCCGCGGCCCTCGATTTGCGCGAGTTGGTGCTTGGCTCGGAAGGACGTATCGGCATCCTCACCGAGGTGACGGTGCGGGTGCGAGCACAGCCGGCGACGGAAGAATTTCATGCTTTCTTTTTTCCGCAGTGGGATGCGGCGCAAAGCGCCGTGATGGAAATTGTCCGTGCTGTGCCGGGCTTGTCGATGCTGCGTTTGTCAAATGCGGCGGAAACGGCGACGAGTTTGCAGTTGGCTGGAGCGAGCCGGCTGCTCGCCTTGCTACAGCGTTATTTGGCGTGGCGCGGCTGTGGCGAGCAGCGCTGTTTGTTGCTGGTCGGTGCCAGTGGTGATGCCGCGGCAGTACGCACTGCGCTGGCACCAGCACGCCGACTGGCGCGGGCACACGGCGGTATTGCCGTTGGTCGGGCCATCGGCGAGAAATGGCGGCATGGTCGCTTCAAGAACGTTTATCTGCGTAACAGCCTGTGGCAGCAGGGGTATGCCATCGATACGGTGGAGACCGCGTGCAACTGGCCGCAGGTAAAAAATATGATGACGGCACTCGAAAGCGCGGCGCAGCAGGCCTTTGCACAAGACGGCGAGCGCGTGCATGGGTATACCCATTTGTCACACATGTATGCGCAGGGCGCGAGTGTTTATAGCACTTTTGTGTTTCGCCTCAGTGGCGATTATGAGCGCGATCTGGCACGTTGGCAGCGCCTGAAAGCGGCGACGGCCATGGCGATCGTTGCGCACGGCGGTACCATCAGTCATCAACATGGTGTCGGCCAAGACCATGCGCCGTATTTGCAAGCAGAGAAAGGCGCGCTTGGTCTGGCGACGATGGCGGCGGTGTACCGACATTTTGATCCTGAGGGAATGATGAACCCGCACAAAACTTTGCCGGAGCGGCTGACATGA
- a CDS encoding AraC family transcriptional regulator, whose translation MPNDERHNGRVSTAYLQPLLELLRERHIDPAQLCELAGLTQHELAGDSIAATSYLRLLDAGAARCDDAAFGLHVGERVKLGTYHVYGMLLMSCSDLGQALQQTMRYEGLAHDLGRSLLGRTGELSEYRWDSWYPDASRHLAESVMAGIRVFGDWFAGTSLPPTPVYFAHPAPADLREHQRLFGSAVEFDAPWHAARFPSALLAWPVPNAAISLHPILQQHADQLLLKKYAQQHEHEQVSAVRNAIRRHLASDCARLPMIALELGLSVRSLQRKLSESGLNFQQILDQTRRELAQTYLRQPALSLADIAFLLAYQDQSAFQHAFKEWTGMTPKAYRAHQPN comes from the coding sequence ATGCCAAATGATGAGCGTCACAACGGCCGCGTCAGCACCGCCTATCTGCAACCGCTGTTGGAATTACTGCGCGAACGGCACATCGATCCAGCCCAACTATGTGAGTTGGCCGGCTTAACCCAGCACGAACTGGCCGGTGACAGCATCGCCGCCACCAGCTATCTGCGCTTGCTCGACGCCGGTGCCGCACGCTGCGACGATGCCGCGTTCGGCTTACACGTCGGCGAGCGGGTCAAACTCGGCACCTACCACGTCTACGGCATGCTGCTGATGAGCTGCAGCGATCTTGGTCAAGCCTTGCAACAAACCATGCGCTACGAAGGGCTGGCGCATGATCTCGGCCGCTCCCTGCTCGGTCGCACCGGTGAATTAAGTGAATATCGTTGGGATAGCTGGTATCCCGACGCCAGCCGCCATTTGGCCGAAAGCGTCATGGCTGGCATACGCGTGTTCGGCGACTGGTTTGCCGGCACCAGCCTGCCGCCGACACCAGTCTATTTCGCCCATCCGGCACCAGCCGATCTGCGCGAACACCAGCGCCTGTTCGGCAGCGCCGTCGAGTTCGATGCACCTTGGCATGCCGCCCGCTTCCCCAGCGCACTGCTGGCCTGGCCAGTGCCGAATGCGGCGATCAGCCTGCATCCAATTTTGCAGCAACATGCCGACCAACTGCTACTGAAAAAATACGCACAACAGCACGAACACGAGCAGGTCAGCGCAGTCCGCAACGCGATACGCCGCCATCTCGCCAGCGACTGCGCACGCCTGCCGATGATTGCGCTGGAACTCGGTCTGAGTGTGCGTAGCCTGCAACGCAAGCTGTCCGAGAGCGGCCTCAATTTTCAACAAATTCTCGATCAAACACGCCGCGAACTGGCGCAAACCTATCTACGTCAGCCCGCTCTGAGTTTGGCCGACATCGCCTTCTTACTGGCCTACCAAGATCAAAGCGCGTTTCAACACGCCTTCAAAGAATGGACCGGCATGACACCGAAAGCCTATCGCGCTCACCAGCCGAACTGA
- a CDS encoding glycerol-3-phosphate dehydrogenase/oxidase — protein sequence MSAPRSAHVQAALDPVADWDVIVIGGGITGAGITLEAARRGLKVLLLEQRDFAWGTSSRSSKLVHGGLRYIQQGRFFLTRDSVRERQALMSGACGLVEPQSFAFADYRGRRPGRWLFSLGLAIYDAMAGQRARHYFRADEFLGLAPHILRAGLKGGLCYSDAKTDDARLVLRVLQQAQAYGATALNYVAVESIMYTAERAHGVVARDAQTGTLLTLQAKTVINATGAWADRLRAQQGAAARLRPLRGSHVILPSWRLPVAQAVSLMHPIDGRPVFIYPWEGATLVGTTDVDHTDDLQQEAAITAAELAYLMVALTFQFPALALTRADIIASYAGVRPVVGSGKADPSKETRDHAICLERGLLTVAGGKLTTFRLIALDALRQLAPLLPAWRPDWRNTALFDVSAECFAPPGLPASQTARLAGHYGALAAQVLAAAQTGELELIAGTLTLWVELRWAARCEAVCHLEDLLLRRTRIGLLLRGGGVAQLPRIRAICQPELGWDDARWEQEVAAYLLLWQTCHALPATE from the coding sequence ATGAGCGCGCCGCGTTCGGCCCATGTGCAGGCCGCGCTGGACCCTGTCGCCGACTGGGATGTGATCGTTATTGGCGGTGGCATAACCGGGGCCGGCATCACGCTGGAGGCGGCGCGCCGTGGTTTGAAAGTGTTACTGCTAGAGCAGCGTGATTTCGCCTGGGGTACCTCGAGTCGCTCATCCAAGCTGGTACATGGTGGTTTGCGTTATATCCAGCAGGGAAGATTTTTTCTCACGCGCGATTCGGTGCGCGAACGGCAAGCTTTGATGAGTGGTGCTTGCGGTTTGGTCGAGCCGCAGAGTTTTGCCTTTGCCGATTACCGTGGTCGTCGTCCGGGGCGTTGGTTGTTTTCCCTTGGTTTGGCGATTTATGATGCTATGGCCGGTCAGCGCGCGCGGCATTATTTTCGCGCCGATGAGTTTTTAGGCTTGGCACCGCATATTTTGCGTGCTGGTCTTAAGGGCGGTTTGTGTTACAGCGATGCGAAAACTGATGATGCTCGCTTGGTATTGCGGGTGTTGCAGCAGGCGCAGGCTTACGGTGCGACGGCGCTCAATTATGTCGCGGTCGAGTCGATTATGTATACCGCTGAGCGTGCCCATGGTGTGGTCGCGCGCGATGCGCAAACTGGTACGCTGCTGACACTGCAAGCCAAGACGGTGATCAATGCCACCGGTGCCTGGGCCGACCGTTTGCGCGCGCAGCAAGGTGCAGCAGCGCGTTTGCGGCCGCTGCGTGGTAGTCATGTGATTCTGCCGAGTTGGCGCTTGCCGGTAGCGCAGGCTGTCAGCCTGATGCATCCTATCGATGGTCGGCCGGTTTTTATTTACCCTTGGGAAGGCGCGACCTTGGTTGGAACGACCGATGTCGATCATACCGATGATTTGCAGCAGGAGGCGGCCATCACTGCGGCCGAGCTGGCGTATTTGATGGTGGCGCTGACATTTCAGTTTCCGGCACTGGCCCTGACACGCGCCGATATCATCGCCAGTTATGCCGGAGTAAGACCGGTGGTCGGCAGTGGCAAGGCCGATCCCTCCAAAGAAACGCGTGATCATGCGATTTGCTTGGAGCGCGGTTTGTTGACGGTTGCCGGCGGCAAGCTGACCACGTTTCGCTTGATTGCACTCGACGCCTTGCGCCAGTTAGCCCCCTTGTTGCCGGCTTGGCGGCCCGATTGGCGCAATACGGCTTTGTTTGACGTGAGTGCTGAATGCTTCGCTCCGCCGGGTTTGCCAGCCTCGCAGACGGCGCGTTTGGCCGGTCACTACGGCGCTTTGGCAGCGCAAGTGTTGGCGGCGGCACAGACTGGTGAGCTGGAACTGATCGCCGGAACCTTGACGCTGTGGGTAGAGTTACGTTGGGCGGCGCGCTGTGAAGCCGTGTGCCATCTGGAGGATTTGCTGTTGCGGCGTACCCGTATCGGTTTGTTACTGCGCGGCGGCGGTGTGGCGCAATTACCGCGTATTCGCGCCATCTGTCAGCCGGAACTGGGGTGGGATGATGCTCGTTGGGAGCAGGAAGTAGCGGCTTATTTGCTGTTGTGGCAGACTTGTCACGCTTTGCCTGCGACGGAATGA
- a CDS encoding FGGY-family carbohydrate kinase, which translates to MTQATILAIDNGTQSVRAILFDLNGHIVAKAQVALTAYFSTEPGWAEHDVEEYWQAVCRACQLLWAESGALPAAVRGVAVTTQRGTVINLDAAGQPLRPAITWLDQRRTDDVPPLHVLWRGLFKLAGVSSTINYFRGEAEANWIKAQQPEIWEKTAHYLMLSGYLNYRLGGKFIDSIGSQVGYLPFDYKRLKWAGKFDWKWQALAVRRASLPDLAAPGTLIGQITAAAAAATGIPLGTPLVAAAADKACEVIGAGCRLPHIGCLSYGTTATINTTSARYLEVTPYIPPYPAAIPGQYSTEVQIFRGYWMVNWFKEQFGHPEQSQAALRGGVAEELFDDLVNAVPPGSMGLMLQPYWTPGIKMPGVEAKGAIIGFGDVHTRAHMYRAILEGLAYALREGKERIEQRSGVAITELRVSGGGSQSDAAMQLTADIFGLPTTRPHIYETSALGAAIDAAVGLGLHADFDSAMTAMTRVGQRFEPIAAHVAIYDALYRRVYQKMYARLQPLYQEIADITGYPRMP; encoded by the coding sequence ATGACGCAAGCGACTATTCTGGCAATCGATAATGGTACGCAAAGTGTGCGCGCGATTTTATTTGATTTGAACGGGCATATCGTTGCCAAAGCGCAGGTGGCGTTGACCGCCTATTTTTCTACCGAGCCGGGCTGGGCCGAGCACGATGTGGAAGAATATTGGCAGGCGGTGTGCCGTGCTTGTCAATTACTCTGGGCCGAGAGCGGTGCGCTGCCGGCGGCGGTGCGCGGAGTCGCGGTGACGACGCAGCGCGGTACGGTGATTAATCTCGATGCCGCCGGTCAGCCGCTGCGCCCAGCCATTACCTGGCTCGATCAACGTCGCACCGATGATGTGCCGCCCTTGCATGTGCTGTGGCGCGGCCTGTTTAAATTGGCCGGTGTGAGTTCAACCATCAATTATTTTCGTGGCGAGGCCGAGGCCAACTGGATCAAGGCGCAGCAGCCGGAGATTTGGGAAAAGACGGCGCATTATCTGATGCTGTCCGGTTATCTCAATTATCGTTTGGGCGGAAAATTCATCGACTCCATCGGTTCGCAAGTCGGTTATCTGCCATTTGATTATAAGCGCTTGAAATGGGCCGGCAAGTTTGACTGGAAATGGCAGGCGCTGGCGGTGCGACGCGCCAGCTTGCCTGATTTGGCGGCACCAGGGACGCTGATCGGGCAGATCACGGCCGCGGCCGCAGCAGCCACGGGTATCCCGCTCGGTACGCCCTTGGTGGCGGCGGCGGCTGATAAGGCTTGCGAGGTGATCGGGGCGGGCTGTCGCTTGCCGCATATCGGCTGTCTCAGCTACGGTACCACGGCCACCATTAATACGACCAGTGCGCGCTATCTGGAAGTGACGCCTTACATTCCGCCGTATCCGGCCGCCATTCCTGGGCAATACAGCACGGAGGTGCAGATTTTTCGTGGTTATTGGATGGTCAATTGGTTCAAGGAGCAATTCGGTCACCCTGAGCAGTCACAGGCAGCGCTGCGCGGTGGGGTGGCGGAAGAATTGTTTGATGACTTGGTCAATGCCGTACCACCCGGTTCCATGGGTCTGATGTTGCAGCCGTACTGGACGCCGGGTATCAAGATGCCCGGTGTCGAGGCCAAGGGAGCGATCATCGGCTTCGGTGATGTGCATACGCGTGCGCATATGTATCGGGCCATACTCGAAGGCTTGGCGTATGCGTTGCGCGAAGGGAAGGAGCGTATTGAACAGCGCAGCGGTGTGGCGATCACGGAATTGCGCGTGTCCGGTGGTGGTTCGCAAAGCGATGCGGCCATGCAGTTGACCGCCGATATTTTCGGCTTGCCAACCACGCGTCCACATATCTATGAAACCTCGGCGCTGGGGGCGGCGATCGATGCTGCCGTCGGTTTGGGCTTGCATGCCGATTTCGACAGCGCGATGACGGCTATGACGCGGGTAGGTCAACGCTTTGAGCCGATTGCCGCACATGTCGCCATCTACGATGCACTGTATCGGCGCGTGTATCAGAAGATGTATGCACGCTTGCAGCCTTTGTATCAGGAGATTGCCGATATCACCGGTTATCCGCGCATGCCTTAA
- the urtA gene encoding urea ABC transporter substrate-binding protein: MTRRIVLKALTLAVATSWMSQALAADTIKVGILHSLSGTMAISETSLKDVALMTIAEINAKGGVLGKQLEPVVVDPASNWPLFAEKARQLVGQDKVSVVFGCWTSVSRKSVLPVFKELNSLLFYPVQYEGEELEKNVFYTGAAPNQQAIPATEYLMSKEGGAAKRFVLLGTDYVYPRTTNKILRAFLHSKGVKDSDIDEVYTPFGHSDYQTIVANIKKFAAGGKTAVISTINGDSNVPFYKELGNAGLKATDVPVVAFSVGEEELRGVDTKPLVGHLAAWNYFESVKNPVNTAFIKKWKDYAVAQKLPNAATVVTNDPMEATYVGIYMWKQAVEKAKSTDTDKVIAAMGGQTFKAPSGFELVMDKTNHHLHKPVMIGEIKADGQFSVVYKTKEAIRAQPWSPFIVGNEGKQKL; this comes from the coding sequence ATGACACGTCGTATCGTTTTGAAAGCCTTGACCTTAGCCGTCGCCACAAGTTGGATGTCGCAGGCACTCGCCGCCGACACGATTAAGGTTGGTATTTTGCATTCGCTGTCGGGGACGATGGCGATTTCGGAAACATCGTTGAAAGATGTTGCTTTGATGACGATCGCCGAGATCAATGCCAAGGGCGGTGTACTTGGCAAACAACTCGAACCGGTGGTGGTCGATCCGGCCTCGAACTGGCCGCTGTTTGCAGAGAAGGCACGCCAATTGGTGGGCCAAGATAAAGTTTCGGTCGTGTTCGGTTGCTGGACTTCGGTGTCGCGCAAGTCGGTGCTGCCGGTATTTAAAGAATTGAACAGTTTATTGTTTTATCCAGTGCAGTATGAAGGCGAAGAGCTGGAAAAAAATGTGTTTTACACTGGTGCCGCACCGAATCAGCAAGCGATTCCTGCTACGGAATATTTGATGTCGAAAGAAGGCGGCGCGGCCAAGCGTTTTGTCTTGCTCGGCACCGATTATGTTTATCCGCGCACGACCAACAAGATACTGCGCGCGTTCTTGCACAGTAAAGGTGTGAAAGACAGCGATATCGATGAAGTCTACACACCGTTCGGTCATTCCGATTACCAAACCATCGTGGCCAATATCAAAAAATTCGCTGCCGGTGGCAAAACTGCGGTGATCTCGACCATTAACGGTGACTCCAATGTGCCGTTCTATAAAGAGCTTGGCAATGCCGGTCTGAAAGCGACCGATGTGCCGGTCGTCGCATTCTCGGTCGGTGAGGAAGAATTGCGCGGTGTCGATACCAAACCTTTGGTCGGTCATCTGGCAGCGTGGAATTATTTTGAATCGGTTAAAAATCCGGTCAATACCGCTTTCATCAAAAAATGGAAAGACTACGCGGTCGCGCAAAAATTACCTAACGCCGCTACCGTCGTGACCAACGATCCTATGGAAGCCACCTACGTCGGTATCTATATGTGGAAGCAGGCGGTAGAAAAAGCCAAATCGACCGATACCGATAAAGTCATCGCCGCGATGGGTGGGCAAACTTTCAAAGCGCCATCTGGCTTTGAGTTGGTGATGGATAAGACCAATCACCATTTGCACAAGCCGGTGATGATCGGTGAAATCAAGGCGGATGGCCAGTTCAGTGTGGTTTACAAAACCAAGGAAGCGATCCGCGCGCAGCCGTGGAGTCCTTTCATTGTTGGTAACGAAGGCAAACAGAAACTCTGA